AACCCCGGCACTGGTGTTCGGCCCGGATGATTTCCTACAGCATCGATACCTGGCTTCACTCGGTGTCGATGGCGGATTCGAACACCATTTATGCCCTTCGTCTGAAGGCTTTATCCGCCTCACCGAAGCGGGTCTCGGCTGGGGGCTGGTGCCTGAACTTCAGGTTCGCGAGCAGCTGAAACGCGGTGTTTTGCTGGAGCTTTTGCCAGATAAACCGATCGATGTGCCGCTGTACTGGCATCATTGGCGCAATGGCGGTCAATTGCTGGGATTACTGACCGATCAGTTGGTACACGCGTCGAAACAATGGTTGGTGCCCTTGGACTGACGGGCAGCGTCAAGACCTCTCGCACTACGCAAAACGAAATATTCGGAGCAATACATGAAAATTCTGGTCACCGGCGCAAGCGGCTTCATCGGCGGGCGCTTTGCGCGTTTCGCCCTGGAGCAAGGCCTTGATGTGCGGGTCAATGGTCGCCGGGCCGAGGGTGTGGAGCATCTGGTGCGGCGTGGTGCCGAGTTCGTCCAGGGTGACTTGAGCGACCCGGAGCTCGCCCGTGAGCTGTGTTCCGACGTTGAGGCCGTGGTGCATTGCGCCGGCGCCGTCGGGGTGTGGGGGCGTTACCAGGATTTTCTTCAGGGCAACGTCCAGGTCACCGAGAACGTGGTCGAGGCCTGCCTGAAGCAGCGGGTCCGGCGCTTGGTGCACTTGTCGTCGCCATCGATTTACTTTGATGGCCGCGATCACTTGAGACTGACCGAAGAACAGGTCCCCAAGCGCTTCAAGCACCCTTACGCAGCGACCAAATACCTGGCCGAGCAAAAAGTCTTCGGCGCCCAGGAGTTCGGACTGGAAACCCTGGCACTGCGCCCGAGATTCGTGACCGGGGCCGGTGACATGAGCATCTTCCCGCGCCTGCTGAAAATGCAGCGCAAGGGACGCCTGGCAATCGTCGGTAACGGCCTGAACAAGGTCGATTTCACCAGCGTGCAAAACCTCAATGAAGCATTGCTCAGCAGTTTGCTGGCCAGCGGTTCGGCGTTGGGCAAGGCCTACAACATCAGCAACGGCACGCCTATTCCATTGTGGGACGTGGTCAATTACGTCATGCGCAAAATGGAAGTCCCACAGGTTACGCGCTACCGTTCCTACGGTTTGGCCTACAGCGTCGCGGCGCTCAACGAGGGCGTGTGCAAGTTGTGGCCGGGTCGCCCGGAGCCGACCCTCTCGCGCTTGGGCATGCAGGTCATGAACAAAAATTTCACCCTGGACATCAGCCGCGCCCGGCATTATCTGGATTACGACCCGAAGGTCAGTCTGTGGACGGCCCTCGATGAGTTCTGCGGCTGGTGGAAGGCCCAGGATATTCGCTGAAAGGTCCCACACTGAACCGAGTGCGGGGTCGAAGGTCAATCGGTGCGGCAGTGGGGGTTATACTCGCCGCATCAAGCCATCACCGCGATTCACAAAGGTTGACTCAATGTCCATGCGTAACGATGCCCGTGACGACTTCGATGATGTACCGAGCCTGCGTGCCGACGTCCTCGACGACGATGTTTTTCCGGCCACCACCCGCACCTCCGTGCATTCGCGGCCGGCGCCCGTGGTTAAAGTCAGAGGCCCGAGCACGGGGCCGTTGTGGGCGCTGGTCGGCGCGCTGTTCTTTGCCTTCGCCGGTCTGGCCTGGTGGAGTTTTCAGCAGATTTCGCTGATGGAACAGCAATTGGTCGCGACCCAGGAAAGTTTCGCGCGGATCAGTGAGGAAGCGGCGGGGCGCTTGCAGGATATTTCCGGCAAGGTGGTCGCCAGCCAGACCAACGTCAGCTCGGACAGCGAAGCGCTGAAGCAGCAAATCAAGCTGCTGGAAAGCAAACTCCAGGATCAGAGCCAGCAGCAGCAAGGCGTTGCGGGTCAAACCTCGGATCTGGACAAGCGCCTGGCGCAGATGACCGCGCAAACCACCGATCTGGACAAACGCCTGGCGCAGGTAACAGCCCAAAGCACCGAGCACCAAACCGTCAACACGCAGTTGCAGGCGCAGGTCAAAGTCTTGATCGGCGACGTTGCCGCGCTGAAAAGTGCCACGACCGACACCGAGAAATTCGATGCACAGCTGAAAAGCCTCGGCGCCGATATCACGGCGCTGAAGAAACAAGGCAACCCGAGCGCTGCCATCGATCGTCTGGAGCAGGAGATCGTCGTACTCAAAAGCGAGCAGGACAATCGCCCTTCGCCAGGTGCGACCAATACTGCAGAGTTCGACGCTTTCCGTGGGCAGGTGACGCGCACCATCAATTCCCTTCAAGCGCAGATCCAGAACCTGCAACAACAATTGCGCGCCCGTCAGTAACTCCACAGGCACTCTGTGGCGAGGGAGCAAGCGCCCTCGCCACAAAAGCCTTCTCTCCATGCTTTGCTGAATATTCGTACATATCCCCAATCCGTCTACGCTCTTGAAATACCTAAAAGAACGAGGGACGCACAATGGGGTTTTTGCATAAATTGGCCTTGCTCGGCAGCATGCTGCTGCTGTGCCTGGGTCCGGTTCAAGCCGCCGACACGAACAAGGCCGACAGCCAGGCCGCCATCGCCTTGCTGGAAAAAGCCCTGGCTTACTACCACGAGAATGGCGACAAAGCCTTCGCTGCGTTCAGCCGCCAGGGCGAGTTTGTCGACAAGGACCGTTACGTCTTCGTAATCGATACCAAAGGCGTGATGCTCGCCAGCGGTGGGCCGTCCGCGGCGCTGATTGGCCGTGATGTGTCGGAAGTGCTTGGGCCGGATTTGCAGAAAACCTTCAAGGACGCCCTGAAAGTGCCGGAAGGCAATGGCATTCAGCAGGCGGAGTACCGCTGGCAGAACTGGTCTGACGGCAAGGTCGAGCGCAAGCACGTGTATTACCAGCGTGTCGGTCAGCGAATACTGGCGGTCGGTTACTACCTGCCACGGGCGTCGGCGGAACAGGCCATGGCGTTGCTGAACAAAGCGGCGGCAGACCTGGCCAAGGACGAGAAGGGCACGCTGGCGGCGATCAACTCCCTCAAGGGCGGCTACCTACAGGATGACCTGTATGTGTTTGTCGTCGACCTCGACACCCAGCGTTACGTCGCCCACGGCACCAACCTGCGGTTGATCAATACCGATTTCAGCAAGATCAACGATCCGGAAGGCAAA
The Pseudomonas sp. MYb327 DNA segment above includes these coding regions:
- a CDS encoding NAD(P)-dependent oxidoreductase is translated as MKILVTGASGFIGGRFARFALEQGLDVRVNGRRAEGVEHLVRRGAEFVQGDLSDPELARELCSDVEAVVHCAGAVGVWGRYQDFLQGNVQVTENVVEACLKQRVRRLVHLSSPSIYFDGRDHLRLTEEQVPKRFKHPYAATKYLAEQKVFGAQEFGLETLALRPRFVTGAGDMSIFPRLLKMQRKGRLAIVGNGLNKVDFTSVQNLNEALLSSLLASGSALGKAYNISNGTPIPLWDVVNYVMRKMEVPQVTRYRSYGLAYSVAALNEGVCKLWPGRPEPTLSRLGMQVMNKNFTLDISRARHYLDYDPKVSLWTALDEFCGWWKAQDIR
- a CDS encoding cache domain-containing protein, translating into MGFLHKLALLGSMLLLCLGPVQAADTNKADSQAAIALLEKALAYYHENGDKAFAAFSRQGEFVDKDRYVFVIDTKGVMLASGGPSAALIGRDVSEVLGPDLQKTFKDALKVPEGNGIQQAEYRWQNWSDGKVERKHVYYQRVGQRILAVGYYLPRASAEQAMALLNKAAADLAKDEKGTLAAINSLKGGYLQDDLYVFVVDLDTQRYVAHGTNLRLINTDFSKINDPEGKPVGEPMLALVAKQDYGEYEYRWKNPVTGKVENKHAYLKKVGHFLVAVGYYSP
- a CDS encoding ATPase → MSMRNDARDDFDDVPSLRADVLDDDVFPATTRTSVHSRPAPVVKVRGPSTGPLWALVGALFFAFAGLAWWSFQQISLMEQQLVATQESFARISEEAAGRLQDISGKVVASQTNVSSDSEALKQQIKLLESKLQDQSQQQQGVAGQTSDLDKRLAQMTAQTTDLDKRLAQVTAQSTEHQTVNTQLQAQVKVLIGDVAALKSATTDTEKFDAQLKSLGADITALKKQGNPSAAIDRLEQEIVVLKSEQDNRPSPGATNTAEFDAFRGQVTRTINSLQAQIQNLQQQLRARQ